In Calothrix sp. PCC 7507, one DNA window encodes the following:
- a CDS encoding NmrA/HSCARG family protein: MIFHLPWVYEVKVEIKFSDMSNFGDRTESQIDKVLLIGVTGGTGGNVIKGFLEQGVTNLRAITRKIDLNRPTLFKLKDAGIELVEANLDDQDSLKVAFAGVSAVYCHATSGDSVKADPLEVERAKRVAQAAKQANIKHFVYNSAGGADRNSRIAHIEQKYKVEQILKAAGLPTTMLRACLFMEEFWKKYTRPSILKGVFPFSVQPDKPLHLITTKDMGRVAAYVITHPAKYIGQEIELAGDVLTPKQLAEAFSQVQGIKVIHKQTPAWIFLFLLQTELFALIQWYRHHGYQADVQQLRAEEFPGLLTTFNEFLAETDWANPELTYESL, from the coding sequence ATGATTTTTCATCTACCTTGGGTGTATGAAGTGAAGGTAGAAATCAAATTCTCAGATATGTCAAATTTTGGCGATCGCACAGAGTCTCAAATTGATAAAGTCTTGCTTATTGGCGTAACTGGAGGTACTGGTGGCAATGTCATTAAGGGATTTCTGGAACAGGGAGTCACTAACCTACGTGCCATCACTAGAAAGATTGACCTTAACCGTCCTACCCTTTTCAAGCTCAAGGATGCAGGAATTGAGCTAGTTGAAGCTAACCTTGATGATCAAGACTCCCTCAAAGTAGCCTTTGCAGGTGTTTCTGCTGTGTACTGTCACGCCACTTCCGGGGACTCAGTGAAAGCTGATCCCCTGGAAGTAGAAAGGGCAAAGCGAGTTGCACAAGCAGCCAAGCAAGCCAACATCAAGCACTTCGTATATAACTCCGCAGGCGGGGCTGATAGAAATTCTAGAATTGCTCACATTGAGCAAAAGTACAAAGTCGAGCAAATTCTCAAAGCAGCTGGTTTACCAACAACCATGTTACGGGCTTGCTTGTTTATGGAAGAGTTTTGGAAAAAGTACACTCGACCTTCAATTCTTAAAGGAGTCTTCCCTTTTTCTGTTCAACCTGATAAACCCTTACATTTAATTACAACTAAAGACATGGGTCGTGTTGCTGCCTACGTAATTACACATCCAGCTAAATATATCGGTCAAGAAATTGAGTTAGCCGGGGATGTACTGACACCAAAGCAGCTAGCAGAGGCATTCTCTCAGGTACAGGGAATAAAAGTTATCCATAAACAGACACCCGCCTGGATTTTCTTATTCCTCCTGCAAACAGAATTGTTTGCATTAATTCAGTGGTATCGCCACCACGGTTATCAAGCCGATGTCCAGCAATTGCGAGCAGAAGAATTTCCGGGACTGCTGACTACATTCAACGAATTTCTGGCAGAAACCGACTGGGCAAACCCAGAACTCACCTACGAGAGTCTATGA
- the yvcK gene encoding gluconeogenesis factor YvcK family protein: MSIGFLRQALNALQRQSRSRTSHRVNQWFKWLSPGLSVKRWLLISVGGVVLVSLGLAIWIKLSPIFWAIELLKGFLGAITNILPNYISGPLVILCGLLLVLWGQTRTVGSITKVLRPEGEEELIDVLLAHRRLYRGPKIVVIGGGTGLSTLLRGLKTSSANITAIVTVADDGGSSGRLRQEFGVLPPGDIRSCLAALADEEKLLTELFQYRFRAGDGLTGHSFGNLFLTAMSEITGDLELAVAASSKVLAVRGQVLPATLSDVRLWAELADGRRIEGESNIPKAAGRIVKIGCIPANPPALPAAIKAIKEADYIIIGPGSLYTSLIPNLLVPEIADAIAQTAALRIYICNIMTQPGETEGYSVADHIRAIDTAVGHRQLFDAVLVHKKSPSAKSLIRYAQQNSHPVFLDREAVTQLGRRIVPANVLFEDETGYVRHNPEKLARVLLRWYSGAHNIK, translated from the coding sequence ATGTCAATTGGTTTTCTCAGACAAGCCCTCAACGCACTGCAACGGCAGTCGCGCAGCCGCACTTCCCATCGGGTTAACCAGTGGTTTAAATGGTTGTCCCCTGGACTGTCAGTCAAACGTTGGTTGCTAATCAGTGTTGGGGGTGTAGTACTAGTCAGTTTGGGATTAGCTATTTGGATTAAGTTAAGCCCCATTTTTTGGGCGATAGAGTTGCTTAAAGGGTTTCTGGGAGCGATCACCAATATCTTGCCCAACTATATCAGTGGACCATTAGTGATCCTGTGCGGCTTGTTGTTGGTACTTTGGGGACAAACCCGCACCGTCGGCTCCATTACTAAGGTGCTAAGACCAGAAGGTGAAGAAGAACTCATTGATGTCTTATTGGCACACCGTAGACTGTACCGAGGTCCCAAAATAGTAGTGATTGGCGGTGGTACAGGACTTTCCACCTTACTGCGGGGACTAAAAACCTCCAGCGCTAATATTACCGCTATCGTCACTGTAGCCGATGATGGCGGGTCTTCTGGTCGCTTGCGCCAAGAATTTGGCGTTCTACCCCCTGGCGATATTCGCAGTTGTTTGGCAGCGCTGGCAGATGAAGAAAAGTTATTAACGGAATTATTTCAATATCGCTTCCGGGCTGGGGATGGGTTAACTGGCCACAGTTTTGGTAACTTATTTTTAACAGCCATGAGTGAAATTACTGGGGATTTAGAACTAGCAGTTGCTGCTAGTTCTAAAGTCTTAGCGGTGCGAGGACAAGTGTTACCCGCAACCCTCAGTGATGTTCGTCTCTGGGCAGAATTGGCTGACGGACGACGCATTGAGGGCGAATCTAACATCCCCAAAGCTGCGGGGAGAATTGTGAAAATCGGCTGCATTCCGGCTAATCCACCCGCATTGCCAGCCGCTATTAAGGCAATTAAAGAAGCTGACTATATTATCATTGGGCCTGGTAGCCTTTATACTAGCTTGATCCCTAATTTGTTAGTGCCAGAAATTGCTGATGCGATCGCCCAAACAGCAGCACTCAGGATCTATATCTGCAATATTATGACTCAACCTGGAGAAACTGAGGGTTATAGTGTTGCCGATCACATCCGCGCCATTGATACCGCCGTGGGACACAGGCAGTTATTTGATGCTGTACTGGTACACAAAAAATCTCCTTCAGCTAAATCACTGATTCGCTACGCTCAACAAAATTCCCATCCCGTTTTCTTAGATCGAGAAGCTGTAACCCAGCTAGGGCGGCGGATTGTCCCCGCTAATGTCTTGTTTGAAGATGAAACAGGTTACGTGCGCCACAATCCCGAAAAACTAGCACGGGTGTTGCTCCGGTGGTACAGTGGAGCGCATAATATCAAATGA
- a CDS encoding bifunctional alanine racemase/tRNA (adenosine(37)-N6)-threonylcarbamoyltransferase complex ATPase subunit type 1 TsaE, with the protein MKISLTDAQATLNLGVTFGQTLPPSTVILLEGDLGAGKTTLVQGIGKGLGITEPIVSPTFTLINEYTEGRFPLYHLDLYRLEPQEVAALNLETYWEGMEVVPGIVAIEWAERLPYKPDSYVSVYLTYGKEGDRLAEIKPYNCDISIKSANSLDS; encoded by the coding sequence ATGAAAATTTCGCTTACAGATGCACAAGCAACCCTAAATTTGGGTGTTACTTTTGGCCAAACCTTACCTCCTAGCACTGTAATTCTCCTGGAAGGTGATCTAGGTGCTGGCAAAACTACCCTAGTACAAGGCATTGGGAAAGGCTTGGGAATCACCGAACCAATTGTGAGTCCCACTTTTACCCTGATTAATGAGTATACAGAAGGGCGCTTCCCCCTTTATCATTTGGATCTATATCGCTTAGAACCACAAGAAGTAGCTGCCTTAAATTTAGAAACCTATTGGGAAGGTATGGAAGTTGTACCAGGAATTGTGGCAATTGAGTGGGCAGAACGATTACCCTACAAGCCAGATAGTTATGTCAGTGTATATTTGACTTATGGCAAAGAGGGCGATCGCCTAGCCGAAATTAAACCATACAATTGTGATATTTCAATTAAATCAGCGAACAGTTTAGACTCGTAG
- the ruvC gene encoding crossover junction endodeoxyribonuclease RuvC — MEKRILGLDPGLAILGFGLISCQQSQAKVQDTTVNMLDFGVITTPANTEMAERLCTLFDDLHTLMTELQPDLVAIEKLFFYRMSSTILVAQARGVLMLVLGQHRLPYVEFTPAQIKQALTGYGNAEKLEVQEAVARELNLDEIPKPDDAADALAVALTAWFQV, encoded by the coding sequence ATGGAAAAACGAATTTTAGGATTAGATCCGGGACTAGCAATTTTAGGATTTGGGCTGATTAGCTGCCAACAAAGTCAAGCCAAAGTTCAAGATACAACGGTCAATATGCTGGATTTTGGGGTGATTACTACACCTGCAAATACAGAGATGGCAGAAAGACTGTGTACCTTGTTCGATGATTTGCACACCCTGATGACAGAATTACAGCCAGATTTGGTGGCGATCGAGAAATTGTTCTTCTATCGTATGTCAAGTACCATCTTAGTGGCACAGGCGAGGGGAGTACTTATGCTGGTTTTGGGTCAGCATCGTCTTCCTTATGTAGAGTTTACCCCTGCTCAAATTAAACAAGCCTTAACGGGGTATGGCAATGCTGAGAAGTTGGAAGTCCAAGAGGCGGTAGCGCGGGAATTGAATTTAGATGAGATTCCTAAGCCGGATGATGCTGCAGATGCTTTGGCGGTGGCTTTGACAGCTTGGTTTCAGGTGTAA